A genomic segment from Orrella daihaiensis encodes:
- a CDS encoding BrnT family toxin, with protein sequence MRIEYDPEKRNTTLKERGLDFARATEVFQGVHFTAQDIRFQYQEDRFITAGWLDARLVVLVWTPRGEARRIISMRKGNDREKALYARHLERS encoded by the coding sequence ATGCGGATTGAGTATGACCCTGAAAAGCGCAACACTACCTTGAAGGAGCGTGGTTTGGATTTCGCACGAGCCACTGAGGTATTTCAGGGAGTACATTTCACTGCTCAAGATATCAGATTCCAATACCAAGAAGATCGATTCATAACCGCAGGATGGTTGGATGCTCGATTGGTGGTTTTGGTATGGACACCTCGCGGCGAGGCCCGTCGCATCATCAGCATGAGGAAAGGAAATGACCGCGAAAAAGCGCTCTACGCCCGCCACTTGGAAAGATCCTGA
- a CDS encoding BrnA antitoxin family protein, which translates to MTAKKRSTPATWKDPDDAPELTEDFFKNADLYEGTKLKSKTRGRPKSASPKEPVKLRLDADVLAALRASGEGWQTRINDALRASLKLAGQL; encoded by the coding sequence ATGACCGCGAAAAAGCGCTCTACGCCCGCCACTTGGAAAGATCCTGACGACGCACCAGAACTAACAGAAGACTTTTTCAAGAATGCCGACTTATACGAAGGCACCAAACTTAAAAGTAAAACGCGAGGCAGACCGAAGTCTGCTTCGCCCAAAGAGCCGGTAAAACTGCGATTGGACGCTGATGTGCTTGCTGCCCTGCGTGCCAGTGGCGAAGGCTGGCAGACACGAATCAATGATGCCTTGCGTGCATCTTTAAAGTTAGCCGGACAACTTTAG
- a CDS encoding 3-hydroxyacyl-CoA dehydrogenase, which translates to MKIAVMGTGLIGQAWAIVFARAGLPVKLWDGNNEALQNATAIIAKQLQELQTQGLVNHAADALSNIKIASTLEQALEGVDYVQENLPEDAAIKRTFYALIDTMAAPETILASSTSSIPASVFTESLAGRHRCLVAHPVNPPYLVPVVELCVSPWTSPNVLERTKSLMNLVNQKPITVNREVEGFVLNRLQGALLREAFRLVENGVVSVQDLDTTVKDGLGLRWSFMGPFETIDLNAPNGLKDYCERYGPMYQSIAAEQSHTEPWSDDLINEAEKQRRQQLPHNQLLNRRLWRDERLMALIKHKLEHEESNK; encoded by the coding sequence ATGAAAATCGCTGTAATGGGTACGGGTTTGATTGGACAAGCATGGGCTATTGTGTTCGCGCGCGCAGGGTTGCCAGTCAAATTATGGGACGGCAATAACGAAGCGCTACAGAATGCGACTGCGATTATCGCAAAGCAACTGCAAGAACTTCAGACGCAGGGATTGGTCAATCATGCCGCGGATGCGTTGTCGAATATAAAAATCGCATCTACGCTGGAACAAGCGCTTGAGGGGGTGGATTATGTTCAAGAAAACCTTCCCGAAGATGCTGCCATCAAGCGTACTTTTTATGCTCTCATCGACACCATGGCGGCTCCAGAAACCATCCTGGCCAGCTCTACATCAAGTATTCCAGCTTCGGTCTTTACCGAATCTCTAGCAGGAAGGCACCGTTGTCTTGTGGCGCACCCGGTCAACCCGCCATACCTAGTCCCTGTTGTGGAACTATGCGTTTCTCCCTGGACGAGCCCCAATGTACTGGAGCGCACAAAGAGCTTAATGAACCTGGTCAACCAAAAACCCATCACGGTGAATCGCGAAGTCGAGGGATTTGTGCTGAACCGGCTTCAGGGTGCTTTACTGAGAGAAGCATTTCGCCTAGTTGAAAACGGTGTAGTCAGCGTGCAAGACTTAGACACGACGGTCAAAGATGGACTGGGCTTGCGGTGGTCATTTATGGGGCCATTTGAAACCATTGACTTGAACGCACCCAACGGTCTGAAAGATTACTGCGAACGATATGGTCCGATGTATCAAAGCATTGCTGCCGAACAAAGCCACACTGAACCATGGAGCGATGATCTGATTAACGAGGCTGAGAAGCAACGGCGCCAACAACTGCCACACAATCAGCTGCTTAATCGCAGGCTTTGGCGTGATGAACGACTGATGGCCTTGATCAAGCACAAGCTTGAACATGAAGAATCAAATAAATAA
- a CDS encoding 3-keto-5-aminohexanoate cleavage protein yields MASKRKVIVTCAVTGAIHTPSMSKALPVSADQIADAAIEAAEAGAAILHLHARDPINGKPSQDPELFRPFLEKIKANTNAVINITTGGSPHMTVEERMRPAMTFKPEIASLNMGSMNFGLFPMLDRFTAFEHEWEREHLEKSRDLVFKNTYKDIETILRIGSDNGTRFEFECYDISHLYNLAHFMDKGLVAGPAFVQSVFGILGGIGPNPEDLMHMRRTADRLFGNNYQWSILGAGRNQIPLATMGAAMGSNVRVGLEDSLWIEQGKMASSNAEQVSRIRIILEALNLEIATPDQARQILGLKGHDQVSF; encoded by the coding sequence ATGGCAAGCAAACGAAAAGTCATTGTCACTTGTGCTGTCACTGGTGCAATACACACCCCATCCATGTCCAAAGCATTGCCAGTCAGTGCGGATCAAATTGCCGATGCAGCGATTGAGGCTGCTGAAGCTGGCGCTGCGATTTTGCACTTACATGCCAGGGACCCCATCAACGGCAAGCCATCGCAGGATCCAGAACTATTTCGACCGTTTCTCGAGAAAATAAAGGCAAACACTAACGCCGTTATAAACATCACAACTGGCGGCAGCCCACACATGACGGTAGAAGAACGAATGCGCCCGGCCATGACATTCAAGCCTGAAATAGCATCGCTGAACATGGGATCCATGAATTTTGGGTTATTTCCAATGCTTGACCGATTCACGGCGTTCGAACATGAGTGGGAGCGCGAACATTTGGAAAAAAGTCGTGACCTGGTTTTTAAGAACACCTACAAAGACATTGAAACGATATTACGCATAGGCTCGGACAACGGCACACGTTTTGAATTTGAGTGTTATGACATCAGCCACTTGTACAACCTGGCTCATTTTATGGACAAAGGTCTAGTGGCTGGACCAGCATTCGTGCAGTCGGTATTCGGTATCCTCGGCGGTATCGGGCCTAACCCGGAGGACCTCATGCACATGCGTCGCACGGCTGACCGTTTGTTCGGCAACAACTACCAATGGTCAATATTGGGCGCCGGCCGTAATCAAATACCGCTGGCCACAATGGGTGCCGCGATGGGCTCTAATGTTCGGGTCGGCCTAGAGGATTCTCTCTGGATTGAGCAAGGAAAAATGGCTTCATCCAATGCCGAGCAGGTCTCGCGCATTCGCATCATTCTAGAGGCACTTAACTTGGAGATTGCAACACCTGACCAAGCGAGGCAGATATTAGGACTCAAGGGCCATGATCAGGTAAGTTTTTGA
- a CDS encoding AtuA-related protein — protein sequence MMSDVTLYELAHARTGDKGNRINISVIAFEPADYPKLVEALTEERVAAHFASRRPSAVKRYLLPKLHAMNFVMDDVLDGGVNDSLNLDMHGKSLSFHFLSMKI from the coding sequence ATGATGTCTGATGTAACACTCTATGAGTTAGCCCACGCCCGAACAGGCGACAAGGGCAATCGAATCAATATTAGCGTCATCGCATTTGAGCCTGCCGATTATCCCAAACTCGTGGAGGCACTGACTGAAGAGCGAGTGGCTGCACATTTTGCAAGTCGACGTCCGAGTGCGGTAAAGCGTTATTTGTTACCCAAGCTTCATGCGATGAATTTTGTAATGGATGATGTGCTTGATGGTGGCGTAAACGACTCGTTGAACCTGGATATGCATGGGAAGTCTTTGTCATTCCACTTTTTGTCGATGAAAATCTGA
- a CDS encoding acyclic terpene utilization AtuA family protein, giving the protein MRDTILVGCGAGFSGDRTDAALPVVKTLIRRSGPAALIFENLGERTLAQQQLSKRNNSKMGYEPLMELELRPILADCLANGITIVGNFGAANPTAAGQRILEMAQELGLPRPKVAIVSGDDLSDGHGKELIAQHLGEQFDQARFVCANAYQGAHEIAAAIAAGAQIVVTGRVSDPSLTLGPVIAHYGWSIDDWDLLAGASMAGHLLECGAQVTGGYFADPGKKNVSGMENIGFPIAEIFADGTCLISKADNSGGLVDVRTVKEQLLYEVHDPSAYITPDVVADISDAEVAELEPNVVRLSGVKGHPRTDTLKANVFFDGGWLGEGEISYAGPNARARAELALQTLKKRLGMLHGLELRCDLIGVCSVFNDDANRMLDSIAIGEPTDVRARVAAQHLELEPIEALLREVTALWTCGPAAGGGVRVNKRQRLSTTSCLLKREYLPATFEFL; this is encoded by the coding sequence ATGAGAGACACCATATTAGTAGGTTGCGGGGCAGGGTTTTCTGGCGATCGTACCGACGCCGCTTTGCCTGTTGTCAAAACCCTGATTCGCAGGTCAGGCCCTGCAGCGCTTATTTTTGAAAACCTGGGTGAACGCACGCTTGCGCAGCAGCAACTGAGCAAACGCAACAATTCAAAAATGGGCTACGAGCCCTTGATGGAACTCGAATTGCGCCCGATATTGGCTGATTGTTTGGCTAACGGAATTACCATCGTTGGAAATTTTGGAGCCGCAAATCCAACTGCCGCAGGCCAACGGATCTTGGAGATGGCGCAGGAACTAGGATTGCCACGCCCCAAAGTTGCAATTGTTAGTGGTGACGATTTGTCCGATGGGCATGGTAAAGAACTGATTGCGCAGCACCTCGGTGAGCAGTTTGATCAAGCACGATTTGTATGTGCCAACGCCTATCAAGGGGCGCATGAGATCGCAGCGGCCATTGCGGCAGGCGCACAGATTGTGGTGACCGGTAGAGTTTCTGACCCGTCTTTGACGCTTGGGCCAGTCATCGCTCATTATGGTTGGTCTATTGATGATTGGGATTTATTGGCTGGGGCGAGCATGGCCGGGCACTTGCTGGAGTGCGGGGCACAGGTAACGGGTGGCTATTTTGCGGATCCTGGTAAAAAAAATGTGTCTGGAATGGAAAACATTGGGTTTCCGATTGCGGAGATCTTTGCTGATGGCACCTGTTTAATCAGCAAGGCTGATAATTCAGGCGGGTTGGTTGATGTCCGAACTGTCAAGGAGCAACTGCTTTACGAGGTCCATGATCCGAGCGCTTACATCACCCCGGACGTAGTGGCCGACATTTCGGACGCCGAAGTGGCTGAATTAGAGCCTAACGTTGTCAGGCTTTCTGGTGTCAAGGGGCACCCCCGAACCGACACTCTCAAAGCGAATGTGTTTTTTGACGGGGGTTGGCTAGGTGAGGGAGAAATTTCATATGCAGGCCCGAATGCTCGTGCTCGAGCTGAGTTGGCGTTGCAGACATTAAAAAAGCGGTTGGGTATGTTGCATGGCCTAGAGTTGCGCTGCGATTTGATTGGGGTATGCAGTGTTTTTAATGACGACGCGAATCGTATGCTTGATTCGATTGCTATCGGTGAACCAACCGACGTGCGTGCCAGAGTAGCTGCCCAACATCTTGAGCTTGAGCCAATCGAGGCACTTTTGCGTGAAGTAACCGCACTCTGGACTTGTGGTCCAGCAGCCGGGGGTGGTGTTCGGGTGAACAAGCGACAAAGGTTGTCCACAACCTCTTGCTTGCTCAAGCGTGAGTACTTGCCAGCAACATTCGAGTTTCTATAG
- a CDS encoding hydroxymethylglutaryl-CoA lyase, with protein sequence MPHKVRVLDVSARDGLQNEPQLVSAAVKIELVQKLAAVGLQEIEVTSYVSPKWIPQMADNHEVMSGLRRDKNVKYSVLVPNMKGFEAAILDRPDEIVVFGAASEAFSQKNINCSIAHSVERFEPVVQAALAAGISVRGAMSCTVGCPYEGDVSPKQVGYLAGLLKQIGVQRVDVADTIGVGTPLKVQRAIEATLEHFATDDISGHFHDTYGQALANTLASMELGIWNFQSSVAGLGGCPYAKGATGNVASEDLIFMLHGMGFDTGVDLDALVDVGVYISEKLGRPTNSRVAKAILNKRTQ encoded by the coding sequence ATGCCGCACAAAGTCAGAGTGCTAGATGTTTCAGCACGCGACGGGCTTCAGAACGAACCGCAACTAGTGAGCGCAGCAGTCAAAATTGAGCTGGTGCAAAAGTTGGCTGCTGTTGGTTTGCAGGAAATCGAAGTGACAAGCTACGTGTCGCCGAAATGGATACCTCAGATGGCTGATAATCATGAGGTAATGAGCGGACTGAGGCGAGATAAGAACGTTAAATACTCTGTGCTTGTGCCTAATATGAAGGGCTTCGAGGCGGCCATACTGGATCGTCCGGATGAAATTGTCGTGTTCGGGGCTGCTAGCGAAGCCTTTAGTCAGAAAAATATCAATTGCAGCATTGCGCACAGCGTTGAGCGATTTGAGCCGGTGGTCCAGGCGGCGTTGGCTGCGGGCATATCGGTTCGGGGTGCGATGAGCTGTACAGTTGGATGCCCGTATGAGGGCGATGTTTCTCCTAAGCAGGTGGGTTATTTGGCTGGACTCCTGAAGCAGATTGGCGTGCAGCGTGTGGACGTCGCAGATACCATCGGTGTCGGAACTCCGCTGAAAGTTCAACGGGCCATTGAAGCGACCCTTGAGCATTTCGCGACAGACGACATATCGGGGCATTTTCATGACACGTATGGACAAGCGCTTGCCAATACTTTGGCCTCGATGGAACTTGGTATTTGGAACTTTCAGTCCTCAGTGGCTGGGCTGGGAGGATGTCCTTACGCCAAGGGAGCGACGGGTAATGTTGCCAGTGAAGACCTCATCTTCATGTTGCATGGCATGGGTTTTGATACTGGTGTTGACCTGGATGCGCTTGTCGATGTCGGTGTTTACATTAGCGAAAAGCTAGGTCGCCCGACAAATTCCAGGGTGGCCAAAGCGATTCTGAATAAACGCACCCAATAG
- a CDS encoding MFS transporter, producing the protein MRHHSRPRWYYGWNIVAGATVVTLLTVGMRLGIGPFFLPMVQDLGLSRSLLSTIIAVGMLFYGIAMPVAGYLVGRWGTRPVLLLGVLIVLSASIWTVNATTSWALMMSFGVLLSIGLGFTSPIALTPVIAKWFTRQRGMALFFLSTGSMAGIAIMTPVFTFSVATISWQSTLIWFALLFAVVTVPVAIWVVRENAPEHTDSLDGTATVASSKPQNSPAMPDLTFAQAVSTLPFWQICIGLFACGFSMNLLGTHGMPMLMDHGFDPMVSSMGIGLIGVVAIFSTLVLGRLSDALPRKSMLAVIYLVRGIGFFALLVVGTQWELFLTSSIGGIVWAGSIALSSAILADVYGVRLVGVLYGWAYLSHQIGATISSWLGGWGYDTFGTHWVAFGASGALLVAAAVVSYQLPQKGFTLSRATA; encoded by the coding sequence ATGCGACACCATTCTCGACCCCGTTGGTACTACGGCTGGAACATTGTCGCGGGTGCCACAGTTGTGACGCTGCTAACTGTCGGTATGAGATTGGGGATTGGCCCGTTTTTTCTGCCAATGGTGCAAGATCTGGGGCTCAGTCGGAGTTTGCTGTCGACCATCATTGCGGTTGGTATGTTGTTTTACGGCATCGCCATGCCCGTAGCTGGTTATCTCGTGGGTCGCTGGGGTACACGGCCAGTTCTGTTGCTCGGGGTGTTGATTGTTCTGTCAGCGTCAATTTGGACGGTGAATGCAACGACTTCGTGGGCTCTAATGATGTCCTTTGGTGTTTTGTTGTCGATAGGTTTGGGTTTCACTAGCCCGATTGCCTTGACGCCGGTTATTGCGAAGTGGTTTACCCGTCAGCGTGGCATGGCATTGTTCTTCTTGTCGACAGGGTCGATGGCCGGCATCGCCATCATGACGCCGGTGTTTACTTTCTCTGTAGCGACCATCAGTTGGCAGTCGACACTAATCTGGTTTGCACTTTTGTTCGCCGTTGTAACGGTGCCTGTGGCAATTTGGGTTGTACGCGAAAACGCGCCAGAGCACACCGACTCATTAGACGGCACTGCAACGGTTGCTAGTTCCAAACCTCAAAACTCACCGGCTATGCCCGATCTGACTTTCGCTCAGGCCGTGTCTACTTTACCGTTCTGGCAGATTTGCATTGGACTGTTCGCATGTGGGTTTAGTATGAATCTGTTGGGTACGCATGGAATGCCCATGTTGATGGATCATGGCTTTGACCCAATGGTTAGTTCTATGGGGATTGGGTTAATTGGTGTAGTGGCTATTTTCAGTACGCTCGTGCTTGGTCGCTTGTCAGATGCATTGCCGCGTAAAAGTATGCTTGCCGTCATATACCTTGTGCGCGGGATTGGTTTTTTTGCGCTGCTTGTCGTTGGTACGCAATGGGAGCTTTTTTTGACTTCATCGATTGGCGGGATTGTTTGGGCGGGAAGCATTGCGCTTTCCTCCGCGATTTTGGCTGATGTCTATGGTGTGCGTCTGGTCGGTGTTTTATATGGCTGGGCCTATTTGTCGCATCAGATCGGCGCTACCATTAGCTCATGGTTAGGTGGCTGGGGATATGACACCTTCGGTACGCATTGGGTGGCGTTTGGTGCGTCGGGCGCGTTGCTCGTGGCAGCAGCCGTGGTGTCTTACCAGCTCCCTCAAAAAGGGTTTACCTTAAGTCGAGCCACGGCTTAG
- the ispH gene encoding 4-hydroxy-3-methylbut-2-enyl diphosphate reductase, with product MSHLDIVLAQPRGFCAGVDRAIEIVERAIQIHGAPIYVRHEIVHNKFVVQDLRAKGAIFVKELDEVPSGSIVVFSAHGVSKKVQADAQALGLQVFDATCPLVTKVHVEVAKMRAAGLEVIMIGHQGHPEVEGTLGQSGEGMYLVETIEDVQALKVKDPAKLAFVTQTTLSVDDAAAVAQALRSRFPGIQEPKKSDICYATQNRQDAVKLMSQQCDLVLVVGSANSSNSNRLREVATRLGVDSYLIDGPDLIDPKWLIGKQHIGITAGASAPEVLVQDVIARLKELGAISVRTMDGLQENVSFPLPKGLSEKQADMRDGGE from the coding sequence ATGTCGCATTTGGACATTGTGCTGGCGCAGCCTCGAGGGTTTTGTGCGGGCGTTGATCGAGCCATTGAAATTGTTGAGCGTGCTATTCAGATTCATGGCGCGCCGATCTATGTGCGCCATGAAATTGTGCACAACAAGTTTGTTGTTCAGGATCTGCGTGCTAAAGGCGCGATCTTTGTCAAAGAGCTCGATGAAGTACCGTCTGGGTCGATCGTTGTTTTTTCTGCTCATGGCGTGTCTAAAAAGGTCCAAGCTGATGCTCAGGCGCTCGGATTGCAGGTTTTTGATGCAACCTGCCCCCTGGTTACCAAAGTGCATGTCGAAGTCGCAAAAATGCGTGCCGCTGGCCTTGAGGTCATTATGATTGGCCATCAAGGGCATCCCGAGGTGGAAGGTACGCTTGGGCAGTCAGGTGAGGGGATGTACCTAGTAGAAACGATCGAAGATGTTCAAGCTTTAAAAGTAAAGGATCCTGCCAAGCTGGCGTTTGTGACGCAGACTACATTGTCAGTCGATGATGCTGCCGCAGTCGCGCAAGCCTTGCGGTCGAGATTTCCTGGAATTCAAGAGCCCAAGAAAAGCGATATCTGTTATGCCACGCAGAATCGGCAGGATGCGGTCAAGCTGATGAGTCAGCAATGCGACCTAGTCTTGGTGGTTGGTAGTGCGAACAGTTCAAACTCAAATCGCCTGCGTGAGGTTGCTACAAGGCTCGGTGTGGATTCTTATTTAATCGACGGTCCGGATTTAATTGATCCTAAATGGCTAATTGGTAAACAGCACATAGGTATTACTGCGGGTGCTTCAGCGCCCGAGGTGTTGGTGCAAGACGTGATTGCTAGATTAAAAGAGCTTGGTGCTATATCTGTGCGCACGATGGATGGTTTACAGGAAAATGTTTCGTTTCCCTTGCCCAAAGGCCTCAGTGAGAAGCAAGCAGACATGAGAGATGGGGGCGAATGA
- a CDS encoding FKBP-type peptidyl-prolyl cis-trans isomerase — protein sequence MTNLPTVREDSYLTLHYRIVIQSGPGAGSVFIDTFDGRPATLQMGVGQWAPGMEQALLGKVEGDCFSVELQPSEAYGDRNPDLVQRISRQMLAEHAGEDESFDAGDLVSFTAPNGGQYSGILKELDDQGAVFDFNHPLAGRVLRIDIDLLGVI from the coding sequence ATGACAAACTTACCAACAGTCCGAGAGGACTCCTATCTGACATTGCATTACCGGATTGTGATTCAAAGCGGTCCGGGGGCTGGTTCAGTTTTTATTGATACGTTTGATGGTCGTCCCGCGACCCTGCAAATGGGGGTGGGGCAGTGGGCGCCCGGTATGGAACAAGCTCTGTTGGGCAAAGTGGAGGGTGATTGTTTCAGTGTTGAGTTGCAGCCATCCGAGGCTTATGGCGATCGTAACCCTGATCTGGTGCAACGCATCAGCCGACAAATGCTCGCCGAACATGCTGGTGAGGATGAGAGTTTCGATGCAGGCGATTTGGTGTCGTTTACTGCGCCCAATGGCGGGCAGTACTCTGGCATCCTGAAGGAGCTCGATGACCAAGGTGCGGTATTCGATTTCAATCATCCTCTGGCCGGACGTGTACTGCGTATCGATATTGATTTACTGGGGGTGATCTGA
- the radC gene encoding RadC family protein: MRLLEILKPDERPRERMAKFGTASLTDAELVALLIGSGLKGRNAIGIANDLLDSCGGLRGLQRKSINELKQLKGLGPARACLLAACFEIGERASLSELVVGSTIACADHVRSYCRKLLSHKPIEYCIALLLNAQNQVLDCKQISRGTVSQTAIYPREVVKLALEHNASSLILAHNHPSGLAEPSPGDVAMTRTISEALAVVDIALLDHIIVAGPRTISLHELGYMPG, translated from the coding sequence ATGCGTTTGCTTGAAATCCTGAAGCCAGACGAAAGACCACGTGAAAGAATGGCAAAATTTGGCACCGCCTCTCTGACTGACGCCGAGTTGGTGGCGCTCTTAATAGGCAGTGGACTAAAGGGCCGCAATGCGATTGGGATAGCGAATGATCTGCTGGACAGTTGTGGTGGCCTACGCGGCCTTCAACGTAAATCGATCAATGAACTAAAACAGCTAAAGGGGCTAGGACCAGCCCGCGCCTGCCTGCTGGCTGCATGTTTCGAAATTGGGGAACGGGCCAGCCTCTCTGAGCTCGTGGTCGGCAGCACCATTGCATGCGCTGATCACGTTCGCAGTTATTGCCGCAAGCTGCTATCACACAAACCGATTGAATATTGCATCGCGCTATTGCTCAACGCCCAAAACCAAGTCCTTGACTGCAAGCAAATTTCCAGGGGGACCGTGTCGCAAACAGCAATTTACCCGCGTGAAGTGGTCAAGCTTGCGCTCGAACACAACGCGAGCAGCCTGATACTGGCACACAACCACCCCTCAGGATTGGCTGAACCAAGCCCTGGTGATGTGGCCATGACGCGCACGATCTCCGAGGCACTAGCAGTCGTAGACATTGCATTACTCGACCACATTATTGTGGCAGGTCCGCGCACCATTTCACTTCACGAGTTAGGCTACATGCCAGGCTAG
- a CDS encoding acetyl-CoA C-acyltransferase family protein produces the protein MREVWVTAAVRTAVGDFGGSLKDVAPIDLGTTVVKAALEKGAAPVDQVGHLAFGHVIHTEARDMYLSRVVALNSGLPQTTAAFNVNRLCGSGLQAIVSASQSILLGDTEVAVGGGAEAMSRGGYLSEAMRFGARMGDTKVTDMMVAALTDPFGRMHMGVTAENVAKKFGISREDQDALAVESHKRAVRAQDEGRFDGQIVPVVIKGRKGDVVFDKDEHPRRDISMENLAKLRTVFQKENGTVTAGNASGINDGAAAVVLMSGEALKSSGAKPLAKLVAYAHAGVDPEIMGIGPVPASQLVLKRAGLTLDQMDVIEANEAFAAQACAVTKELGLDPEKVNPNGSGISLGHPIGATGAIVTVKAIHELHRTGGRYALVTMCIGGGQGIAAIFERA, from the coding sequence ATGCGTGAGGTATGGGTGACAGCAGCCGTGAGAACGGCAGTGGGCGATTTTGGTGGGTCTTTAAAGGATGTGGCGCCAATTGATCTGGGAACCACAGTGGTCAAAGCTGCTCTGGAGAAAGGTGCAGCACCGGTAGATCAGGTTGGGCATCTGGCGTTTGGTCATGTGATTCATACCGAAGCCCGTGATATGTACTTATCGCGTGTGGTGGCCCTGAATTCGGGTTTGCCACAGACAACTGCCGCCTTTAATGTGAACCGCTTGTGCGGTTCTGGTTTGCAAGCGATTGTTTCCGCTTCGCAGTCAATCCTGCTAGGTGATACGGAGGTTGCTGTTGGCGGCGGTGCTGAGGCCATGAGCCGTGGTGGTTACCTTTCCGAGGCGATGCGATTCGGCGCCCGTATGGGCGACACCAAGGTGACCGACATGATGGTGGCTGCATTGACGGATCCGTTCGGTCGTATGCACATGGGCGTTACCGCGGAGAATGTAGCGAAAAAATTTGGTATTAGCCGTGAAGATCAAGATGCCTTGGCCGTTGAGTCACACAAGCGAGCCGTGCGCGCGCAGGACGAGGGGCGGTTTGATGGGCAGATCGTGCCTGTGGTGATCAAAGGTCGTAAAGGTGATGTGGTATTTGATAAGGACGAACATCCGCGTCGGGATATCAGCATGGAGAACCTGGCCAAACTGCGTACGGTGTTCCAGAAAGAAAATGGTACGGTCACCGCTGGTAATGCATCTGGCATCAATGATGGTGCCGCCGCTGTGGTTCTGATGAGCGGTGAAGCCTTAAAGTCCTCTGGTGCCAAGCCCTTGGCAAAGCTTGTGGCCTACGCTCACGCTGGCGTAGACCCGGAAATCATGGGTATTGGACCGGTGCCAGCATCGCAATTGGTGCTTAAGCGTGCCGGTTTGACGCTTGATCAGATGGATGTGATTGAGGCCAATGAGGCATTTGCGGCTCAGGCTTGCGCCGTAACCAAAGAGCTCGGTTTAGACCCTGAGAAAGTTAATCCGAATGGTAGCGGTATTTCGCTTGGTCATCCTATTGGGGCAACCGGGGCGATTGTTACGGTTAAAGCCATCCACGAGTTGCATCGAACCGGCGGTCGATACGCTTTGGTGACCATGTGCATTGGTGGTGGGCAAGGTATCGCGGCAATTTTTGAGCGAGCCTGA